The proteins below are encoded in one region of Eulemur rufifrons isolate Redbay chromosome 2, OSU_ERuf_1, whole genome shotgun sequence:
- the CELF6 gene encoding CUGBP Elav-like family member 6 isoform X8: protein MNRPIQVKPAASEGRGEDRKLFVGMLGKQQGEEDVRRLFQPFGHIEECTVLRSPDGTSKGCAFVKFGSQGEAQAAIQGLHGSRTMAGASSSLVVKLADTDRERALRRMQQMAGQLGAFHPAPLPLGACGAYTTAILQHQAALLAAAQGPGLGPVAAVAAQMQHVAAFSLVAAPLLPAAANSPAGGGPGTLPGLPAPIGVNGFGPLTPQANGQPGSDTLYNNGLSPYPAAYPSAYAPVSTAFSQQPSALPQQQREGPEGCNLFIYHLPQEFGDAELIQTFLPFGAVVSAKVFVDRATNQSKCFGFVSFDNPTSAQTAIQAMNGFQIGMKRLKVQLKRPKDANRPY, encoded by the exons AGGACCGAAAGCTGTTTGTGGGGATGCTGGGCAAACAGCAGGGCGAGGAGGACGTCAGACGCCTGTTCCAGCCTTTTGGCCATATCGAGGAGTGCACTGTCCTGCGGAGCCCAGATGGCACCAGTAAAG GCTGTGCCTTTGTGAAGTTCGGGAGTCAAGGAGAAGCTCAGGCGGCCATCCAGGGTCTGCACGGCAGCCGGACCATGGCG gGCGCCTCGTCCAGCCTTGTGGTCAAGCTGGCGGACACCGACCGGGAGCGCGCGCTGCGGCGCATGCAGCAGATGGCCGGCCAGCTGGGCGCCTTCCACCCCGCGCCACTGCCGCTCGGGGCCTGCGGCGCCTACACCACTGCG ATCCTGCAGCACCAGGCGGCCCTGCTGGCAGCGGCACAGGGCCCGGGCCTAGGCCCAGTGGCAGCAGTGGCGGCCCAGATGCAGCACGTGGCGGCCTTCAGCCTGGTGGCTGCGCCTCTGTTGCCCGCAGCAG CCAACTCCCCGGCCGGCGGTGGCCCTGGCACGCTCCCAGGTCTCCCGGCGCCCATCGGGGTCAATGGATTCGGGCCCCTGACCCCGCAGGCCAACGGGCAGCCGGGCTCTGACACGCTCTACAATAACGGACTCTCCCCTTACCCAG CAGCCTATCCATCGGCCTATGCCCCAGTGAGCACAGCTTTTTCCCAGCAGCCTTCAGCCCTGCCCCAGCAGCAAAGAGAAG GCCCGGAAGGCTGTAACCTCTTCATCTATCACCTGCCTCAGGAGTTTGGTGATGCGGAACTCATACAAACATTCCTGCCCTTTGGAGCTGTTGTCTCTGCCAAAGTCTTCGTGGATCGAGCCACCAACCAGAGCAAGTGTTTCG GGTTTGTTAGTTTTGACAATCCAACCAGTGCCCAGACTGCTATTCAGGCCATGAATGGCTTTCAAATTGGCATGAAGAGGCTCAAGGTCCAGCTAAAGCGGCCCAAGGATGCCAACCGGCCTTACTGA